A window of the Cheilinus undulatus linkage group 21, ASM1832078v1, whole genome shotgun sequence genome harbors these coding sequences:
- the LOC121503988 gene encoding nitric oxide synthase-interacting protein isoform X1, with protein sequence MTRHGKNCTAGAVYTYHEKKKDTAASGYGTQSIRLGKDAIKDFDCCCLSLQPCKDPVVTPDGFLYEKQAILEYILHQKTEIAKKMKAYEKQKAAQRSSSQLESKSEERERMERFKKRENSIVSKPINPFTSGQTSGGEKSPTDSALSSSSSAFSSSASSSSSSSSSSLPSFWIPSLTPEAKPTLIKKPSKVVLCPMSGRPIKMNDLITVRFTPLDSSLDRVALLTRQDRYVCAVTRDVLGNSVPCAVLRPSGCVVTQECVEKLIKKDMVDPVSGDKLTDRDIIPLQRGGTGFAGSGVDLRAKEARPVMQV encoded by the exons ATGACCAGACACGGGAAGAACTGCACCGCTGGAGCTGTGTACACCTACCacgagaagaaaaaagacacag CGGCGTCAGGTTACGGCACACAGAGCATCCGCCTGGGAAAGGACGCCATCAAAGACTTtgactgctgctgtctgtctcttCAGCCCTGCAAGGACCCCGTGGTCAC ACCTGATGGCTTCCTGTATGAGAAGCAGGCCATCCTGGAGTACATCCTCCACCAGAAAACGGAGATCGCCAAAAAGATGAAG gcCTATGAGAAGCAGAAGGCAGCTCAGAGGAGCAGCAGTCAGCTGGAGTCGAAgtctgaggagagagagaggatggagagatTTAAGAAGCGAGAGAACAGCATCGTCTCTAAACCCATCAACCCCTTCACCTCAg GGCAGACCTCAGGAGGAGAGAAGAGCCCCACGGACTCcgccctctcctcctcttcatcagccTTCTCatcctccgcctcctcctcctcgtcttcaTCTTCCTCCAGTCTGCCCAGTTTCTGGATCCCCTCTCTGACTCCAGAGGCCAAACCGACTCTGATCAAGAAACCA AGTAAGGTCGTGCTGTGTCCGATGTCAGGCCGACCGATAAAGATGAACGACCTGATCACAGTCCGCTTCACTCCGTTGGACTCGAGCCTGGACCGCGTGGCTCTGTTGACCCGACAG GACAGGTACGTCTGTGCAGTAACCAGAGACGTGTTGGGTAACAGCGTTCCATGTGCCGTCCTTAGACCATC AGGCTGTGTGGTCACTCAGGAGTGCGTGGAGAAGCTGATAAAGAAGGACATGGTGGATCCAGTGAGTGGAGACAAactgacagacagagacatcatTCCTCTGCAGAGG gGAGGAACGGGCTTCGCCGGCTCTGGAGTCGACCTGAGAGCTAAAGAAGCTCGGCCAGTGATGCAGGTGTAA
- the LOC121503988 gene encoding nitric oxide synthase-interacting protein isoform X2 encodes MTRHGKNCTAGAVYTYHEKKKDTAASGYGTQSIRLGKDAIKDFDCCCLSLQPCKDPVVTPDGFLYEKQAILEYILHQKTEIAKKMKAYEKQKAAQRSSSQLESKSEERERMERFKKRENSIVSKPINPFTSGQTSGGEKSPTDSALSSSSSAFSSSASSSSSSSSSSLPSFWIPSLTPEAKPTLIKKPSKVVLCPMSGRPIKMNDLITVRFTPLDSSLDRVALLTRQDRYVCAVTRDVLGNSVPCAVLRPSGCVVTQECCYIIIIRARAPSGART; translated from the exons ATGACCAGACACGGGAAGAACTGCACCGCTGGAGCTGTGTACACCTACCacgagaagaaaaaagacacag CGGCGTCAGGTTACGGCACACAGAGCATCCGCCTGGGAAAGGACGCCATCAAAGACTTtgactgctgctgtctgtctcttCAGCCCTGCAAGGACCCCGTGGTCAC ACCTGATGGCTTCCTGTATGAGAAGCAGGCCATCCTGGAGTACATCCTCCACCAGAAAACGGAGATCGCCAAAAAGATGAAG gcCTATGAGAAGCAGAAGGCAGCTCAGAGGAGCAGCAGTCAGCTGGAGTCGAAgtctgaggagagagagaggatggagagatTTAAGAAGCGAGAGAACAGCATCGTCTCTAAACCCATCAACCCCTTCACCTCAg GGCAGACCTCAGGAGGAGAGAAGAGCCCCACGGACTCcgccctctcctcctcttcatcagccTTCTCatcctccgcctcctcctcctcgtcttcaTCTTCCTCCAGTCTGCCCAGTTTCTGGATCCCCTCTCTGACTCCAGAGGCCAAACCGACTCTGATCAAGAAACCA AGTAAGGTCGTGCTGTGTCCGATGTCAGGCCGACCGATAAAGATGAACGACCTGATCACAGTCCGCTTCACTCCGTTGGACTCGAGCCTGGACCGCGTGGCTCTGTTGACCCGACAG GACAGGTACGTCTGTGCAGTAACCAGAGACGTGTTGGGTAACAGCGTTCCATGTGCCGTCCTTAGACCATC AGGCTGTGTGGTCACTCAGGAGTGTTgttatatcattattattagggcccgagcaccgagtggtgcgaggacctaa